The stretch of DNA TGCGCATCGTCGCCGGCTTCCTGCGCCAAACCGAGGGGCGGGTGATCGTCGGGGATCAGGTCATCGACGCCCTGCCGCCGAGCCGGCGCGCCGTCGGCATCGTGTTCCAGAACTACGCCCTGTTCCCGCACCTGACCGTGGCCGAGAACGTCGCCTATGGGCTCGCCGCCCGCGGCGCGCCGCGGGCCGAGCAGGCGGCCGAAGCCAAGAGGCTTCTCGACCTCGTGCAGCTGGGCCATGCAGGTGGCCGCTATCCACGCCAGCTCTCCGGCGGGCAGCAGCAGCGGGTCGCCCTCGCCCGCGCGCTCGCCATCCGCCCGGCGGTCCTGCTCCTCGACGAGCCGTTCGCGGCCCTCGACAAGAACCTGCGCCTCGACATGCAGATCGAGGTGAAGCGCCTCCAGCGCGTCGCCGGGGTGACGACCCTGCTCGTCACGCACGACCAGGAAGAGGCCCTGTCGCTCTCCGACCGGGTGGCGGTCCTGTCGAACGGGCGGCTCGAGCAGTTCGCGGCGCCGACCACCGTCTACGATGCGCCGGAATCGCTGTTCGTCAACACCTTCGTCGGCTCGGCCAATGCTGTGCCGGGGGTGATGGTCGGGCAGGACGACCAGGGGCCCCGCATCGCCCTGGATGCCGGGGGCGAGGTCGTGGCGAGACGGCTCGCCCGGCCGATCCTGCCGGGATCCCGGGTGACATTGTGCCTGCGGCCCGAGCACCTGCGCCTCACCGATGGGCAGGACGGCATCGCGGGCGTGGTCGAGATGGCCCTGCCGCTCGGCCCCACCGTCGTCCACGAGGTCCGGGTCGGGGCCGGGCGCCCGCTCAAGATCGCCGAGCCGCGCCTCGGCGGGGGCGGCTTGCGCCCGCCCGGCACGCCGGTGCGCATCGCCGTCGCCCCCGGCCTCGCCTCCGCCTTCCCGGCCGCCGCCTGACCTTTTGCCCGAGGAGCCTTTTCGATGCTCGACCGCCGTACTCTCCTGACCACCGCCCTGTCGCTCGGCGCGATGGAGCTGTTTCCCGGCCTGTCCTACGCCCAGGCGCGGCCGCTGGTCTTCGCTACCTTCACCGGCAGCTGGGAGGAGGCGCACAAGGCCGTGCTGGTGCCGGCCTTCCGCAAGGAGACGGGCAACGCCCCGATCGTCCTCGACCCGATGCTGTCGGTCGACCAGATCGCCAAGGTCTCGGCCGCCAAGGCCAACCCGCCGATCGACGTGATGCTGCACGATCCCGGCCCGGCGCTCACCGCGCTGGCTCAGGATCTCGTCGAGCCCTACCCGGTCGAGCGCAGCGCCGCCTTCAAGGAGCTGATCCCCGACGCGCAGGACCCGCACGGCCCGGCCGCCTTCTTCCAGGTCGTCGGCCTGACCTACAATCCCGATACGGTGAAGACCCCGCCAACCTCCTGGGCCGACCTGTGGCGGCCCGAATACAAGGGCCGGGTCGGCATCACCAACATGAACT from Methylobacterium aquaticum encodes:
- a CDS encoding ABC transporter ATP-binding protein is translated as MTPSGLRNQTRSDGQQAEGRSVVLDGITHRYGGAVAVENVNLDIKGGELVSLLGPSGCGKTTLLRIVAGFLRQTEGRVIVGDQVIDALPPSRRAVGIVFQNYALFPHLTVAENVAYGLAARGAPRAEQAAEAKRLLDLVQLGHAGGRYPRQLSGGQQQRVALARALAIRPAVLLLDEPFAALDKNLRLDMQIEVKRLQRVAGVTTLLVTHDQEEALSLSDRVAVLSNGRLEQFAAPTTVYDAPESLFVNTFVGSANAVPGVMVGQDDQGPRIALDAGGEVVARRLARPILPGSRVTLCLRPEHLRLTDGQDGIAGVVEMALPLGPTVVHEVRVGAGRPLKIAEPRLGGGGLRPPGTPVRIAVAPGLASAFPAAA